Within Anguilla anguilla isolate fAngAng1 chromosome 11, fAngAng1.pri, whole genome shotgun sequence, the genomic segment cTGGAGATGGTCAGACGCTAAAGATCATTAGAGCAGCAATAAAACAATCCACAGACACACTAAGATAACAGCTTTTTATGAGGGTTTAAAAGTCCAAGTTGTAACCATTCTGAAAAGGAGAAACGGAGGGACCGGACTTAAAGTGGAAATTAACATGTTTGGTGGTATTTTACATTCTTTaccattttttccctttcttctatattcagacaaaaaaatatgtatgaaaaATATGGTCAAATCTGCCATTTGGAGACTAAACTTTTCTGCTATATGGGTTAAGAGAGATGCCTAATGATTAGTGTAGAACAGCACTCTTACGTTACACAGTTAGAATCCACCGCTGCCCTGTAGTTCCCACCTGTTTGCGCAGGTCCTCCAAGATGGCATCGTAACGGCTGTAGTCATTGACTTCCAGGCATCTCTTCTCCAGGGCCTCGCGGATCTGCAGCTCCAGCTTGTTGTTGGCCTGCTCCAGGCCGCGCACCTTCTCCAGGTAGGAGGCCAGCCGGTCGTTCAGGCCCTGCATGGTCTCCCTCTCATCATCTACACTAAACATGCTGGAAGCCGTGAGGGGTGACCAGTAGGCCCTGGTCCCAACCGCGACCCCAGAACCGGAAAGGGTCACGGTTCCCCTCCATGCAGCTCGCGTAGGCAGCTCCCAGTTGGTGCTCACTCAAGAATAATTTGGTCCAGCGAAGTGAGACATGGTGTTCCGGCGTGTCGGTCAATTCGAGAGGCAAGCGAGGCTGGAGGGTGCTGATGTGGTACAAAGAACTGTGGTGAGGTTGCATGGTCACCTGTACTTTTATGGTCATTGTCTTCCCTCGCTGCCTCTATTGCTTCCTGCACTTCCCCTTCTTTGGACTCTCTCTTTGCTCCTCCCCAGATCGATGCCTCGGCCAGCGACTGGCTAAAATATGCTAACATACAGAATGGCACCCAATAAATGTACAGGTAGCGGCTAAAAATGGGACTGGGCCACGTGCTACAGAGGACAGCTTATAACCGCAGAGTCTACCAGCATCTGGGAAGCAGCACCATTCTTCCACCAGAACGTCAATCAACCCACGCCTTATTGATGGGGGTGGAAAGCACTAATGCCATTCTAAAATCTCCCATAAATGCTTGATTGATATTGGATCTGGTGAAGAAGCCTTTGTCAAGTCCATGGGATGTGGACAACATTGTTATCATGCTCATAAAACTATTGGGTAACTGTCCTTGCCCCTATCCACAGAGCATAGGCAGTCAATGTTTTGATGAGCATGATACCAATGTTCTCCACATGCAATGGCCTTGAGCCATTGGATGAGCatacccaaaccatgccaggaacaTGCCCCCACAGCATTACAGAAATACCGGAGACCTTCACTGTTGGACCCAAGCACTCAGGCCTGTAGGCCTCTTGAGGTGtgcaccacacatgcactcatccATGTGTGGAGAACATAGAGAAGGATGAGTCATCTGGCCATATCATATTTCTCCACTGCTCGATAGTCCATTGCCTGTGATCTTTGTACTGAACTCCTAAAACTCATTGCCAGCTGTTATGAATGCCTTACACTGCAACCTAACTATGGTACCCTGCTATGTTAAGATAATGTCGAAATTGTGTGCACGCACCTTTGACTGAAATTTATAGTCAATTCATTTACAGTTGCTCGCATATTTAAGATTTGCACCTCAAATTAATGCATGAACATCGCAATCCACACACAATCCACTTGGCCACCGCCTCACACATCCGCCCCTTACTTTCCAGCTATAATCCACGCCCTATCCAAACCCCTACCAACATCCtcaatgcatgtatgtgcagcTTTGCATGGTGATGTGACTTGTTGAGCAAATTCGAATGAGTGTGATGTCATATGTTGTGTTTAATAGGTGCTCGTTACATGTGGATACAatgttgcatgtgtatgtaattCTTGAGTCTTAATCGGACCAAAATGtagaaaattagcattttataaaatacaagAACACGTAAAATAATTTGAAGAGCTACACTcccctaataataaaaaacagacaagcaAACAGACATCATATGAaagaaaacttgtttttaatgcaaaaaggGAACATGCTGGCATGTGaggagacttggaaaatggtgGCCAAAACGAGTTAATTCTTTTTCAGATTAAAAAGCCATAGTATCCAGCTacataacaaaaatgtttaaaatatattccccttcattttgttttctgaaccCTCATTTCAGCAATATTGCACCATGTATAGGTGCTTTGGACAATTTAGACAATACTTTTGGCAAAGGGAGGAATTAATTTATCGATAGTAAAGGTCATTTTTGCATTACTGAAGGGCAGGTGACTTTGACAGTTGTAGTTGTTGGCCCATGTTTGCCTTGCTGGACAGAAACAGGGGGCTGGGTGAAGTAAGGGTGGGGGTTCAGGATTTGGCCTCTCGGGTTTCTGTGCTGGATGACACCACCTTCCCGTCCACCAGGGTCTCCGTAACGGTCATCACCTTCGTCTTCACCGTCCTCTGCTCTGCTGAAAGAGCGTCCTGGAGCCTGCACATGGTAGGGTGGGAAACAGGGAAGGCTCTTAATCACCAGCCCACTACTGGGTCGATGGTAAAATTTTGTTGTATTTCAAATTGCAGTGCACTCAATTTCTGAAGTAACTGAACTCAACGTTGTGCAAATtttgtctcctccccccccccccccccaccccacccacaccccacacccccaccccccgtcacTCTGTGACTCACTTGAAGTCATTGCCATCCAGCAGCCTCCTGTAGGTGGCGATCTCGGCCTCTAGCTTCATCTTGATGTTGAGCAGAGCCTCGTACTCTTGCGTCTGGTGCTGGATGTTGGCGCGCAGATCTGtgagctccgcctccagctgcAGGATGATGTTGTTGTACTTCTCAGTCTCCATGTTGAAGCGCAGCTCTGTGTCCCGCAGTGTGGCCTCCAGTGATCCTTTctgtaggggaggggggaagaaagatACGATAAGAAGGATACAGAAAAATGGGGTGAGAGAAAGCTACATTCAAGGTCCGACCTCACATTGTTGGGAATTCTCACAGCTGCCCTCTTACCAAGCTCTTCAGATATCTCATTGGCTATGTGGCGCCAGAGACTAATTCTCATTGGCTATGTGACGCCAGAGACTGAATCTCATTGGCTACGTGGTGTCAGAGACTGAATCTCATTGGCTATGTGATACCAGAGACTGAATCTCATTGGCTACGTGGTGTCAGAGACTGAATCTCATTGGCTATGTGACGCCAGAGACTGAATCTCATTGGCTATGTGGCGCCAGAGACTGAATCTCATTGGCTACGTGGCGCCAGAGACAGAATATCATTGGCTATGTGACGCTAGAGACTGAATTTCATTGGTTACGTGGTGGCAGAGACTGGATCTCATTGGCTCGGCGTTGCCTTACCAAGTTCTTCTGGGACTCGAGCTCAATCTCCAGTGACTGCAGCTGCCTGCGCAGTTCGTtcacctctgtgtgtgcgctctgAAGGgcctctgtgttctgtgatacctgcacctgcacctcaGATATCTGTcccaagagggagagagggagagagaaagaaagagacaaacaaaacaggTTAATGACCGCAGTGCACTCAATCTGGCTCTTGGTTCTGACCGGTCTGTCAGAAATTGAATGCAGGCAGCAACAGGAGATGAAGGAACTGGCACAGCTCTGTGGCTTCCTGCCCTGTGGCCTGAAATCCACCACCAGCGGCCAGTAAAGAAAGGTCAAGAAAGTGCACGGAATAGGGAGAGCAGGACTTccagcagggagaggaggaataTTAGCGGGAAGAACAGGAACGTCAGCAGTGAGAGGAGGAATGCCAAAGCGGGGGAGGTACCTGAGACTCATGCCAGGCTTTGAGCTCCTCCTGGTTCTTCAGCGCCATCTTCTCGTACTTGGCTCTGATCTCCGCCATGATCAGGGCCAGGTCCTGCCCCTTGGGAGCATCCACATCCACCTGAACTCCTGATTGGGCCACCTGGTTACGCAGCTCcatgacttcctgtttcagagACAGCAAGGGGAAGGTCAGGGCGATGGGCAGGCCGCTAATGCTAGGAGGTACGGCAGGCCTTGGGGCTTTCTGGAAGGCTGAAACTGCCGTTATGGCAggcggtgggaggggcttaCGTTGTCATGGTTCTTCTTGAGGAAAAGGAGCTCCTCTCTGAGCGCCTCGATCTCGCTCTCCAGGTTCATGCGGCCGATGTTGGTGTCGTCGATCACCTTCCTCAGTCCCGTGATGTCAGCCTCCACCGACTGCCGGATAGCCAGCTCCGACTCGAACCTACGAGAAGCAGTCCACACGGCCGGTCAAACCAAGCAAAACACAGCTGCAAGCCCGCCACTTACTACGGCCCACACAGGAAGAAAGACAATgggtttttttctggaaaagaaCCACACTCACTTGACTCTGAAGTCATCGGCAGCCAATCGGGCGTTATCAATCTGGAGCACGAGGCGAGCATTGTCCACGGTTGCATCAAACACCTGGGACAGTTGGAGATAGGAAAAGGGTTATTGAGTACTGCCGGAATATTCTACAGAATACAGGGGAGTTTAAGAGTCTGGGAAAGGtgcattgtaaataaaatgtattgtgaaaatgtgctattattttattatcatttattatttaaatatatgctaTTAAAAATTCAACCTGTAACAGTTTCTGACACAGTCATCACTACTGAATTACAGGAAGAGTGAAAATCAGGGTTACAGAACGACCGACAGAAATATCAGACGAAACCCTGCAAGCCTAGACCATAAAAGCAGTAACACTATCTCAGacaaagcatatatatatatgtccatTAGCAAGAAAAGGCGAAAGTGGTGCCAAGATAAATTTACAAGGGGTAGGGCACACCCGCAACTTCAAAAGATGGTACAGTTCACAGGAGATAAGGGGGGGAGGCAGGTGACAAAGTCCGGGAGATTATGGCTAACAAACAGCAGGCCATCTGGGAACATGGATTACGTGTCAGGAGAGGGGACTGTAAATTAGCACAGGGGCGGGGAGAGGCTAGGTTTCCTGCCTCTCTTTTTGTGAGaacccttatttatttattttattattatttatttttttactaattaTAACTCATATCCTGCTTTACAACAAAAATacccaaatgtgtttttcagtggGCCGATAGGGAGATACTGGAGTCCGTAACATTTGAGGAGTTGTTAAGTATCATTAGTCACAGCAGCTCAATTTGGCTCTGAATGGAAAGACTGGGCTTCCTCTGTCCCAGAGTGATCACACTGAATGTGCTTCATGTTGAGATTATATCaaatggggagggggaaaaaaattaaccgACAGGGTGGAAATACTttggatttcattttcatgttaattATGGCTGCTGGTCTCCTGGCAACAGTTTGGTTTCCAAGTTTGGTAAAGAAAATTACTGTGTGTATTCCTTCCCAGAACTAGAAgggtttatttttacttcagattattttccttttgccGGTGAACCCGCCACTTGTGCGTCATAAAACCGACAGACGGAATTTCCATACTTTCCATTCCAGACTGGTCTCCTAAAAGAGTTAAAGCAGGGAATATGGAACATTTCAGATTTTCCACGTTTGAGGGGTGACTCAGTGGATGGTGTTTGCTGAAggaactgaaatgtgttcatgctGCTGACAtatgtgtatttaaatgaagCCCTACGTGACGAATCAGATGCAGGtttaatgtgtaaaatatgcTGCCTGATAAGCGATGCGTTCATATTCACGTTCACCTATCTGTACATCGAGAAAGTTGGATATGCCCCACCCTGACACTTGATTAATGTGTTAAATGTGAAggttaaatgtgaatgtgtagCCTGTTATCAGCACAGTATTGAGTCTCAATACTGTGCTATCTAACAACTAGTACAACTGCAAAACAATAAATCCATATTTAAACAAAGACCATGTATGGTATCACTCAGATGTAgagcttttaaaagaaaaagtataATCGTGTTCAACCAgagcaattaaattaaattttaaa encodes:
- the krt18a.1 gene encoding keratin, type I cytoskeletal 18; this encodes MSYQSYSVRSSSAGPGRHASLYDRLSGSQRAASIYGGAGGQGTRISSASYSGVRSGAPGGSFSSSIQVGGSAGGAICANEKATMQGLNDRLASYLETVRNLEQANNKLELQIREFLGNRGPDVNDYSRYNAILEELRKKVFDATVDNARLVLQIDNARLAADDFRVKFESELAIRQSVEADITGLRKVIDDTNIGRMNLESEIEALREELLFLKKNHDNEVMELRNQVAQSGVQVDVDAPKGQDLALIMAEIRAKYEKMALKNQEELKAWHESQISEVQVQVSQNTEALQSAHTEVNELRRQLQSLEIELESQKNLKGSLEATLRDTELRFNMETEKYNNIILQLEAELTDLRANIQHQTQEYEALLNIKMKLEAEIATYRRLLDGNDFKLQDALSAEQRTVKTKVMTVTETLVDGKVVSSSTETREAKS